In the genome of Spea bombifrons isolate aSpeBom1 chromosome 11, aSpeBom1.2.pri, whole genome shotgun sequence, one region contains:
- the LOC128469040 gene encoding histone H4-like: MSGRGKGGKGLGKGGAKRHRKVLRDNIQGITKPAIRRLARRGGVKRISGLIYEETRGVLKVFLENVIRDAVTYTEHAKRKTVTAMDVVYALKRQGRALYGFGG; encoded by the coding sequence ATGTCTGGCCGTGGCAAAGGAGGTAAGGGACTCGGGAAAGGTGGCGCAAAGAGGCATAGGAAGGTGCTTCGGGATAATATTCAGGGTATCACCAAGCCTGCTATCCGCCGTTTGGCTCGCAGAGGAGGTGTAAAGCGTATCTCAGGGCTGATCTATGAGGAGACCCGTGGTGTGCTCAAAGTGTTTTTGGAGAATGTGATTCGTGACGCAGTCACTTATACCGAGCATGCCAAGAGGAAAACCGTTACCGCTATGGACGTGGTGTATGCCTTGAAACGCCAAGGCCGTGCTCTGTACGGTTTCGGAGGTTAA
- the LOC128468976 gene encoding histone H2B 1.1-like — MPDPAKSAPAPKKGSKKAVTKTQKKDGKKRKKSRKESYAIYVYKVLKQVHPDTGISSKAMGIMNSFVSDIFERIAGEASRLAHYNKRSTITSREIQTAVRLLLPGELAKHAVSEGTKAVTKYTSAK; from the coding sequence ATGCCTGATCCAGCGAAATCTGCCCCTGCTCCAAAGAAAGGTTCTAAGAAAGCCGTTACGAAGACCCAGAAAAAAGATGGAAAGAAACGCAAGAAGAGCAGAAAGGAAAGCTACGCGATCTATGTCTACAAAGTACTGAAGCAGGTGCATCCAGACACTGGCATTTCCTCCAAGGCCATGGGCATCATGAACTCGTTTGTCAGTGATATCTTTGAGCGCATTGCCGGGGAAGCTTCACGCCTAGCCCATTACAACAAGCGCTCCACTATCACTTCTCGGGAGATTCAGACTGCTGTACGCCTCCTCCTTCCTGGAGAGCTGGCCAAGCACGCTGTGTCAGAGGGCACCAAGGCTGTTACCAAGTACACCAGCGCCAAGTAA
- the LOC128468943 gene encoding histone H2A type 2-B-like, whose translation MSGRGKQGGKVRAKAKTRSSRAGLQFPVGRVHRLLRKGNYAERVGAGAPVYLAAVLEYLTAEILELAGNAARDNKKTRIIPRHLQLAVRNDEELNKLLGGVTIAQGGVLPNIQAVLLPKKTESHKPAKSK comes from the coding sequence ATGTCTGGCAGAGGAAAACAAGGCGGAAAGGTTCGTGCTAAGGCGAAGACACGTTCTTCCCGAGCTGGTCTGCAGTTCCCTGTCGGCCGTGTGCATAGGCTTCTTCGCAAGGGTAATTATGCTGAGAGAGTAGGAGCCGGCGCCCCCGTGTATCTGGCAGCGGTGTTGGAGTATCTGACTGCTGAGATATTGGAGCTGGCTGGTAACGCTGCACGCGACAACAAAAAGACCCGTATCATTCCTCGCCACCTGCAACTTGCCGTTCGTAACGACGAGGAGCTCAATAAGCTGCTCGGAGGGGtcaccattgctcagggaggtgtTCTACCCAACATCCAGGCGGTGCTCTTGCCCAAGAAGACAGAGAGCCACAAGCCTGCCAAGAGCAAGTGA
- the LOC128468878 gene encoding histone H3, with protein MARTKQTARKSTGGKAPRKQLATKAARKSAPATGGVKKPHRYRPGTVALREIRRYQKSTELLIRKLPFQRLVREIAQDFKTDLRFQSSAVMALQEASEAYLVGLFEDTNLCAIHAKRVTIMPKDIQLARRIRGERA; from the coding sequence ATGGCTCGCACCAAGCAGACAGCCCGTAAGTCCACCGGAGGAAAAGCTCCTCGGAAGCAGCTGGCGACCAAAGCTGCGAGGAAAAGCGCTCCAGCTACCGGCGGCGTGAAGAAGCCACATCGCTACCGCCCGGGCACCGTAGCTCTTAGGGAAATCCGCCGTTACCAGAAGTCTACGGAGTTGCTTATCAGAAAGCTGCCTTTCCAGCGGCTGGTCCGTGAGATTGCTCAAGACTTCAAAACCGATCTACGTTTCCAGAGTTCTGCTGTTATGGCTCTCCAGGAAGCCAGCGAGGCTTACCTCGTGGGGCTTTTCGAAGACACCAACTTGTGCGCTATTCACGCTAAGCGGGTTACTATCATGCCAAAAGACATTCAGCTGGCTCGTAGGATCAGAGGAGAACGTGCTTAA
- the LOC128468847 gene encoding histone H1B-like, giving the protein MAETAPSPALPPAETSSKKKQPKKPAAAKSRPVKSGPSVSELIVKAVSASKERSGVSLAALKKALAAGGYDVEKNNSRLKLALKGLVSKETLIQLKGSGASGSFKLNKKQLESREKTSKKKETPVKPKKAAPKKVVKSPKKAPAGVKKSPKKIKKPSAAAKSPKKLKVVKAKKAGKSPAKKATKPKAAKSPAKPKAAKSPAKPKAAKSPAKPKAAKSPAKPKAAKSPAKPKFKKAAPKK; this is encoded by the coding sequence ATGGCCGAGACAGCTCCTTCCCCGGCTCTTCCGCCGGCAGAAACCTCTTCCAAGAAGAAACAGCCGAAAAAGCCGGCAGCTGCAAAAAGCCGTCCTGTGAAGTCCGGTCCCAGTGTCTCCGAGCTGATTGTGAAAGCGGTCTCTGCGTCCAAGGAGCGCAGCGGAGTGTCTCTCGCAGCTCTTAAAAAAGCACTCGCTGCTGGCGGCTACGACGTAGAAAAGAATAACAGCCGCCTGAAGCTCGCTCTCAAGGGTCTGGTGTCTAAAGAGACCCTGATCCAGCTGAAAGGAAGCGGTGCCTCTGGCTCTTTCAAGCTGAACAAGAAGCAGCTGGAGAGCAGAGAGAAGACATCAAAGAAGAAGGAAACCCCGGTAAAGCCTAAAAAAGCAGCCCCTAAGAAGGTTGTGAAGTCGCCCAAGAAAGCCCCTGCAGGAGTGAAGAAAAGCCCGAAAAAGATCAAGAAACCGTCGGCCGCTGCCAAGAGTCCCAAGAAGCTTAAGGTTGTTAAAGCGAAGAAAGCTGGCAAGAGCCCAGCTAAGAAGGCCACAAAGCCCAAGGCTGCCAAAAGCCCCGCTAAGCCCAAGGCAGCCAAAAGCCCCGCTAAGCCCAAGGCTGCCAAAAGCCCCGCTAAGCCCAAGGCAGCCAAAAGCCCCGCTAAGCCCAAGGCAGCCAAAAGCCCCGCTAAACCCAAGTTTAAAAAGGCAGCCCCAAaaaagtga